From a region of the Nitrospira sp. genome:
- a CDS encoding DUF2007 domain-containing protein — MKKVFVSQNLFEVEMRKERLEQAGIQCMIKNQRSSGLAGEIPFTEVFQEVWVIQDEDYDRARQLLDEGLVLSGSDQDSWVCIGCGERHGSQFAECWKCGQERG, encoded by the coding sequence ATGAAAAAGGTCTTCGTGTCGCAGAACTTGTTCGAGGTTGAGATGCGCAAGGAGCGTCTGGAGCAGGCCGGTATCCAGTGCATGATCAAGAACCAGCGTTCCTCGGGCTTGGCCGGAGAGATTCCATTTACCGAAGTTTTCCAGGAAGTGTGGGTTATTCAGGATGAGGATTATGATCGGGCGCGGCAATTACTGGACGAAGGTTTGGTGTTGTCAGGATCGGACCAAGACTCTTGGGTATGCATAGGATGCGGCGAGCGTCACGGGAGTCAATTTGCGGAGTGTTGGAAGTGTGGGCAGGAAAGAGGCTGA
- a CDS encoding sulfurtransferase TusA family protein gives MVQADIKLDTLGYFCPMPIILTSKKIKELALGQVLEVISDDEGIKKDMPAWCESTGHEMMGLEEEQAKSGRIYKAFVKKTK, from the coding sequence ATGGTGCAAGCCGATATCAAGCTGGATACCTTGGGGTACTTTTGCCCGATGCCGATTATTTTGACGTCGAAGAAAATCAAAGAGCTGGCTTTGGGACAAGTGCTGGAGGTCATCTCCGATGATGAGGGCATCAAGAAGGACATGCCGGCGTGGTGCGAATCCACGGGCCATGAAATGATGGGCTTGGAAGAGGAACAGGCAAAGTCCGGCCGGATCTATAAGGCCTTCGTCAAGAAAACGAAATAA
- a CDS encoding uracil-DNA glycosylase has translation MPHVFDPGYGQEPFKSLCEVYPDATVYPATDFRFEWGPIFHRGRLDGSARILVIGQDPAQHETIIRRILVGEAGRRVQGFLAKLGITRSYVFINTYLYSVYGSVKAKTRKSPALIEYRNRWFNALLVGSQVKAVLALGQAADEAWQFWKTTPAAQSVHVTYAAVSHPTQPESSSKGNKTKLVAATKKMLQNWNAALQILSPSMQDVDVSTPLVLYGESWADGDRVGIPEFDLPAGLPAWMHEQDGWAKRSGADDLAKRRNITITVPKGIVV, from the coding sequence ATGCCACATGTATTCGATCCCGGCTATGGGCAGGAACCCTTCAAGAGTTTGTGCGAGGTCTACCCGGATGCGACCGTGTATCCGGCGACCGACTTCCGTTTTGAGTGGGGGCCCATCTTTCACCGAGGGCGCCTCGACGGCTCCGCCCGGATTCTCGTGATTGGACAGGATCCCGCGCAGCACGAAACGATCATCCGTCGGATTTTGGTGGGCGAAGCGGGACGACGCGTCCAGGGTTTTCTGGCCAAGCTCGGCATCACCAGGAGCTACGTCTTCATCAACACCTATCTGTACAGCGTCTACGGCAGCGTCAAGGCCAAGACTCGCAAGAGCCCGGCCCTGATCGAGTACCGCAATCGGTGGTTCAACGCTTTGCTGGTCGGCAGTCAAGTCAAAGCCGTGCTTGCCCTCGGGCAGGCCGCGGACGAAGCCTGGCAATTCTGGAAAACAACGCCGGCGGCGCAGTCGGTGCACGTCACCTATGCGGCGGTGTCGCATCCGACACAACCGGAAAGCTCGTCGAAGGGGAACAAGACCAAGCTCGTCGCCGCCACCAAGAAGATGCTGCAGAATTGGAATGCGGCCCTCCAGATCCTCTCGCCGAGCATGCAAGACGTGGATGTCTCCACTCCGCTGGTGTTGTACGGCGAGAGCTGGGCTGACGGCGACCGTGTGGGCATTCCAGAATTTGACCTGCCGGCCGGCTTGCCCGCGTGGATGCACGAGCAAGACGGCTGGGCCAAGCGCTCCGGTGCCGATGACCTCGCCAAGCGCCGCAATATTACGATCACCGTACCCAAGGGGATCGTGGTATGA
- the polA gene encoding DNA polymerase I encodes MSIPTSTRKVLYLIDGSAYIYRAFFALPALNNSKGLQTNAVYGFMTTLLKIIREHKPDGLAVAFDEKGPTLRHEEFKEYKAQRPPMPDGMSVQIPYIHRVVEALNIPAVRQAGYEADDLIGTLSRQAETAGYDVVIVTGDKDMLQLLTSHVRIYDPVKNKWSGEAECRERFGVEPARVVEVMGLMGDSTDNIPGVKGIGEKTAMKLIAQFGTIDELLRRLDEVTPARIKTLLAEQSENARLSRKLATIDTQSPVEFHPDSYRVKPPHDEQLAELLRELEFTSLLKSLQPSSKQPETKTHATAIIEDEAAAQRFVGSLQNGAPLGLHCLLAGQSSAHADVLGLALSTGEQTTFIPVDVHTFMRPITHLLHEVDRPKIVHDLKATLLVFHRLGVTLAPPYLDVMIADYLLNPNRRDHGLETIALELLGERLGSGQQEKAQPQSLFEVDTGSRETAAEAAAVLAKLEPILTERLTAQGSLKLFTDVEMPLVPVLADIERNGFLLDVEGLQSLSNELERELGRMMETIAGLAGSEFNINSPKQLAAVLFEKLGLKPMRKTKTGYSTDEDTLTQLATQHELPAQILNYRSLSKLKSTYVDALPQLVHPETKRLHTSLNQTVAATGRLSSTDPNLQNIPVKGDYGLRIREAFIVPKGHDLLCADYSQIEPRILAHLSQDPRLVSVFTKGEDIHMATAMEIFNLPSSQITRDMRRTAKTVVFGIVYGISPFGLSQNLGVPQSEAKKYIETFFERFAAVRALMDRNIAEGREKGYTTTILGRRRPIPELQSGDPVQRGFGERMAVNSPIQGSAADLIKLAMINVHKTLREELPHVKMILQVHDELIFEVPDHNLEEAKRLVKQEMEAVGTQLGLSVPLKVDLGVGKNWRAAHP; translated from the coding sequence ATGTCGATCCCTACATCCACCCGCAAGGTTCTCTATCTCATCGACGGCAGCGCCTACATTTATCGGGCTTTCTTTGCCCTGCCGGCGCTGAATAATTCGAAAGGTCTCCAGACCAACGCGGTCTATGGATTCATGACCACGCTCCTCAAGATCATCCGGGAGCACAAGCCGGATGGTCTGGCGGTGGCTTTTGACGAAAAGGGCCCGACCCTTCGGCACGAGGAATTCAAAGAGTATAAGGCCCAGCGCCCGCCGATGCCGGACGGGATGTCGGTACAGATCCCCTACATTCATCGCGTGGTGGAAGCGCTGAATATCCCCGCCGTCAGGCAGGCCGGATACGAAGCCGACGATCTCATCGGCACGTTGTCGCGGCAGGCCGAAACAGCGGGCTACGATGTGGTGATCGTCACAGGCGACAAGGATATGTTGCAACTGCTCACGTCACACGTCCGCATCTACGATCCGGTGAAAAACAAATGGTCGGGCGAGGCCGAGTGTCGTGAACGGTTCGGGGTCGAGCCGGCGCGGGTCGTGGAAGTCATGGGTCTCATGGGCGACAGCACGGACAACATTCCCGGCGTGAAAGGGATCGGCGAGAAAACGGCAATGAAATTGATCGCGCAGTTCGGGACGATCGATGAGCTGCTGCGCCGCCTCGATGAGGTCACACCTGCCCGTATCAAGACACTCCTCGCCGAACAGTCTGAGAATGCGCGACTCAGCCGGAAGTTGGCCACCATCGACACACAGAGTCCGGTGGAGTTCCATCCCGACTCCTACCGAGTCAAACCGCCGCATGACGAACAGCTGGCCGAGCTTCTGCGCGAGTTGGAGTTCACCTCGCTCCTCAAGAGCCTCCAGCCCTCGTCGAAACAGCCGGAGACAAAGACTCATGCCACCGCCATCATCGAAGATGAAGCCGCCGCGCAACGTTTTGTCGGCAGTTTGCAGAACGGTGCGCCGCTCGGGCTGCATTGCTTATTGGCCGGTCAATCAAGCGCTCACGCCGATGTCCTCGGTCTGGCTCTTTCCACGGGCGAGCAGACCACCTTCATTCCGGTCGATGTCCACACCTTCATGCGGCCTATCACGCACCTGCTGCATGAAGTGGACAGGCCAAAAATCGTGCATGATCTCAAAGCCACTCTCCTGGTCTTCCATCGCCTCGGTGTCACCTTGGCACCTCCGTACCTGGACGTGATGATCGCGGACTATTTACTCAACCCCAACCGCCGCGACCATGGCCTCGAAACGATCGCGTTGGAGCTGTTGGGTGAACGGCTCGGATCGGGCCAACAGGAAAAGGCCCAACCACAATCGCTCTTCGAAGTCGACACCGGTTCACGTGAGACGGCAGCGGAAGCCGCCGCCGTCCTGGCGAAATTGGAGCCGATTCTGACAGAACGGTTGACGGCCCAAGGGAGCCTGAAGCTCTTCACTGACGTCGAAATGCCGCTCGTCCCGGTATTGGCCGATATCGAACGGAACGGGTTCTTACTCGATGTCGAAGGGCTTCAGTCCTTGAGCAACGAATTGGAGCGAGAGCTCGGCCGCATGATGGAAACCATCGCGGGATTAGCCGGGAGCGAATTCAACATTAATTCACCGAAGCAGCTCGCCGCAGTGCTGTTTGAGAAACTCGGCCTCAAGCCCATGCGAAAAACCAAGACCGGCTACTCGACCGACGAAGACACCCTCACACAACTCGCGACGCAACACGAGCTGCCCGCCCAGATCCTCAACTACCGAAGTCTCAGCAAACTCAAATCGACCTACGTGGACGCGCTGCCGCAGCTGGTGCATCCGGAGACGAAACGGCTCCACACGTCGCTGAACCAAACGGTCGCGGCGACCGGACGCCTCTCATCCACCGACCCGAATCTTCAAAACATCCCGGTCAAGGGTGACTATGGTTTACGTATTCGCGAGGCTTTCATCGTCCCGAAAGGCCACGACCTTCTCTGTGCCGACTACAGCCAGATCGAACCGCGCATACTCGCCCATCTTTCACAAGATCCCCGTTTGGTGTCCGTCTTTACCAAGGGCGAAGACATCCACATGGCGACGGCCATGGAAATCTTTAATCTTCCCTCCAGTCAGATCACCAGAGACATGCGCCGAACGGCCAAGACCGTCGTCTTTGGGATCGTCTACGGCATCAGTCCATTCGGTCTCTCTCAGAATTTGGGTGTACCGCAATCCGAGGCCAAGAAATACATCGAGACCTTCTTTGAGCGGTTTGCCGCGGTGCGGGCTCTCATGGATCGGAATATCGCCGAAGGACGAGAGAAGGGCTACACCACGACGATCCTCGGCCGCCGCCGGCCGATTCCCGAGCTTCAAAGTGGTGATCCGGTTCAACGTGGTTTCGGCGAACGCATGGCGGTGAATAGCCCCATTCAAGGCTCAGCCGCTGACTTGATCAAGCTGGCTATGATCAACGTGCATAAAACGCTTCGCGAAGAACTGCCGCACGTGAAAATGATCCTTCAAGTCCACGACGAATTGATCTTCGAAGTGCCGGATCATAACCTGGAGGAAGCGAAGCGATTAGTGAAACAGGAGATGGAAGCTGTCGGAACACAGTTGGGTTTATCGGTACCGCTCAAAGTAGATCTCGGCGTCGGCAAAAACTGGCGCGCTGCGCATCCATAG
- a CDS encoding Rieske 2Fe-2S domain-containing protein — protein MTEQPSPEVVFSKSAPLFGFWYPAVPSHTLPPGTMKGLQMLGLPIVLCRDRAGSLAAMRDICPHRGMPLSFGRFNGERVECSYHGWQFDMKGRCRCIPALPGEAELQTDKIGVTTYPAEETDGMIWLYLADERGNMNPLPAAPRMPLPSEPRQSFHISLTYTCTADDGIIGLIDPVHGPYVHSWWRSDARMHEKTKIFEPIPNGFRMTAHRPAKNSGPFHWIERIYGGPLTTTIDFLLPNQRVELMQCGSVWLANRLMATPVSDMECRIDFSAYWRGLHWLPFGNLIFRTLTKMFLGQDERAMKHLAVGLRHKPSSMFLGDADMPAKWYYKLKAAHVASVHTGQPFDHPLKERVTLRWRS, from the coding sequence ATGACCGAGCAACCGTCACCCGAGGTCGTATTTTCCAAGAGTGCTCCACTCTTTGGGTTCTGGTACCCTGCCGTGCCCAGCCATACCCTACCCCCTGGTACCATGAAGGGATTGCAGATGTTGGGGTTGCCGATCGTCCTCTGCCGGGATCGAGCGGGTAGCCTCGCGGCAATGCGTGACATCTGTCCCCACCGTGGCATGCCTCTGTCGTTCGGACGGTTCAACGGCGAGCGGGTGGAATGCTCGTATCATGGCTGGCAGTTCGACATGAAGGGTCGCTGCCGGTGTATTCCTGCCTTACCCGGAGAAGCGGAGCTACAAACCGATAAAATCGGTGTCACGACTTATCCGGCCGAAGAAACGGACGGCATGATTTGGCTGTATCTGGCCGATGAGCGAGGGAATATGAATCCGCTGCCGGCTGCTCCGCGTATGCCGCTTCCATCGGAACCTCGGCAATCGTTCCATATTTCGTTGACCTATACCTGTACTGCGGATGACGGCATCATTGGTCTCATCGATCCGGTCCACGGACCGTACGTGCATTCCTGGTGGCGCAGCGATGCGCGTATGCACGAGAAGACCAAGATCTTTGAACCGATTCCTAACGGTTTTCGAATGACCGCCCACCGGCCGGCGAAGAACAGCGGGCCGTTTCATTGGATTGAGCGTATCTATGGGGGACCGCTGACCACCACGATCGACTTCCTCTTGCCGAACCAACGAGTGGAACTCATGCAGTGCGGGAGCGTGTGGCTCGCCAATCGATTGATGGCCACACCCGTATCCGATATGGAATGCCGTATCGATTTCTCCGCCTATTGGCGCGGACTGCACTGGCTCCCGTTCGGCAATTTGATTTTTCGCACCCTGACGAAAATGTTTCTCGGCCAGGATGAGCGGGCGATGAAGCATCTGGCAGTCGGTCTTCGTCACAAACCCTCATCGATGTTTCTCGGCGATGCCGACATGCCGGCCAAATGGTATTACAAATTGAAGGCGGCCCATGTGGCCTCCGTCCATACCGGCCAGCCGTTCGATCACCCCCTCAAAGAGCGAGTGACGCTGCGGTGGCGAAGCTGA
- a CDS encoding 30S ribosomal protein S21 — protein sequence MEIKVFNNNVEKALKVAKKKLAGEGLFRELKRRRFYEKPSVRKKAKQREAQRRRQKWLSKRKPD from the coding sequence ATGGAAATCAAGGTTTTTAACAACAACGTTGAAAAAGCACTCAAGGTCGCCAAAAAGAAGCTGGCAGGCGAGGGTCTGTTCCGTGAGTTAAAGCGTCGCCGCTTCTATGAGAAGCCCAGCGTGAGAAAGAAAGCCAAGCAACGCGAAGCTCAGCGACGCCGGCAGAAGTGGCTATCGAAGCGGAAGCCTGACTAG
- a CDS encoding DsrE/DsrF/DrsH-like family protein, which yields MIASHVEPTTTLAQLQESKPERVTIVLLSGDLDRAMAAFIIATGAAAMGMRVTMFFTFWGLNTIRRKGAASSAKDWLRRMFGFLNKGGADTLPLSRFHFGGLGTKMMQQVMKQNRMPGVPELMQTAIDLDVRFIACTTTMGLMGISKDTLIDGIDQFAGVTTYLAEAKHGSVNLFI from the coding sequence ATGATTGCCTCTCACGTAGAGCCGACGACAACACTGGCACAGCTGCAAGAATCCAAGCCCGAGCGAGTGACGATTGTATTATTGAGCGGGGATCTTGATCGAGCCATGGCCGCCTTTATCATCGCGACTGGTGCCGCCGCGATGGGTATGCGTGTGACCATGTTCTTCACATTTTGGGGGTTGAATACGATTCGAAGGAAGGGCGCGGCAAGCTCAGCGAAGGATTGGCTTCGACGTATGTTTGGGTTCCTCAACAAAGGCGGAGCCGACACGTTGCCATTATCCCGCTTCCATTTCGGCGGGCTGGGCACCAAAATGATGCAACAGGTGATGAAGCAAAATCGGATGCCCGGTGTTCCTGAGCTGATGCAAACAGCCATTGACCTGGATGTGCGATTTATCGCCTGTACCACGACGATGGGCCTCATGGGCATTTCCAAAGATACATTGATCGACGGGATTGATCAGTTCGCGGGTGTGACCACATATCTGGCGGAAGCAAAACATGGCAGCGTCAACTTGTTCATTTGA
- a CDS encoding endonuclease III: protein MRPGQIHTAIRLVKEEVRRWQEPVLGIVAKQSGRDPFLILISCLLSLRTKDKTTREASDRLFAMARTPASMVKLPLKRIEQAIYPVGFYRMKAKSIHQICRRLLDEYDGVVPDSIDELVTLPGVGRKTANLVVTVGFQKPGICVDVHVHRISNRWGYINTKTPEETENALRHKLPKQYWITYNDLLVPYGQNLCLPVSPLCSTCKLADLCDRTGVTRSR, encoded by the coding sequence ATGCGCCCGGGTCAAATTCATACGGCTATCCGACTTGTGAAGGAGGAGGTACGCCGATGGCAGGAACCTGTCCTCGGCATCGTCGCGAAACAATCCGGTCGTGATCCCTTTCTCATCCTGATTTCCTGTCTCTTAAGCCTCCGGACCAAGGACAAGACCACCAGAGAAGCCAGCGATCGACTCTTCGCCATGGCGCGCACACCGGCGTCGATGGTGAAGCTCCCTCTGAAGAGGATCGAACAGGCGATTTACCCGGTCGGGTTCTACCGGATGAAGGCCAAATCGATTCACCAAATCTGCCGCCGACTCCTCGATGAGTATGATGGAGTAGTACCGGACTCGATCGATGAACTGGTGACTCTACCGGGGGTGGGAAGAAAGACGGCGAATCTCGTCGTCACCGTCGGTTTTCAGAAGCCCGGTATTTGCGTCGATGTGCACGTGCATCGCATCAGCAACCGCTGGGGGTATATCAACACAAAGACACCGGAAGAGACGGAAAACGCCTTGCGGCATAAGCTGCCCAAACAGTACTGGATTACCTATAACGATCTCCTGGTCCCCTACGGTCAGAACCTTTGCCTTCCGGTCTCCCCGTTGTGCAGCACCTGCAAGTTGGCAGACTTATGCGACCGAACCGGGGTCACACGATCTCGTTAG
- the ftcD gene encoding glutamate formimidoyltransferase translates to MDGIVECVPNFSEGRDRATIQALIDAVTSTTGVALLDHSMDTDHHRSVLTFCGNPDAIVEAAFRAIRIATDLIDLRKHVGGHPRVGATDVVPFIPIRGTTMQDCVQLAKRLGEKVARELEIPVFLYERAASHADHIPLEAVRRGGLEGLAFRMANDPDWTPDFGPPRLHESAGAIAIGARPPLIAYNVNLRCKDVDVAQSIARAVRQSTGGLPHLKAIGVELASRGMVQVAMNLTDHLATPILTAFQMVKTEAANRGIEVAGSELIGLVPQAALDQAAAAAVQLDRFDSGQVLETRIAETMLGKKETEHTLSDFITAVADAKPTPAGGGVAAFVGALAAALGVMGARLARQPDKEQRLLELSRRLHLLVQEDTEAYNDLTDAYKIPKHHLDRPRAVSMALQKATAVPLEISEAACEVGRYLHSIRELVKPAVRSDLTVGMTMAIAAAQAGLVTVNTNITSQQNQQLTDTIQTRIAKAAENLEELQRLCYTPAPNS, encoded by the coding sequence ATGGACGGAATTGTCGAGTGCGTCCCCAATTTCAGCGAAGGTCGGGATCGAGCGACGATTCAAGCTCTGATCGATGCGGTGACATCGACCACCGGCGTGGCGCTCTTAGACCACTCCATGGATACGGACCACCACCGGTCGGTCCTGACGTTCTGTGGAAACCCTGACGCGATCGTCGAGGCGGCCTTTCGTGCCATTCGGATCGCGACAGACCTTATCGACCTGCGCAAACATGTCGGCGGACATCCTCGTGTGGGGGCGACCGACGTGGTGCCGTTTATTCCGATCAGAGGTACAACCATGCAGGACTGTGTGCAGCTCGCCAAGCGACTGGGAGAAAAAGTCGCGCGTGAGCTGGAGATTCCCGTTTTCTTATACGAACGGGCCGCAAGTCATGCCGACCACATACCGTTGGAGGCAGTGAGACGTGGGGGGCTTGAAGGCTTGGCCTTCCGGATGGCCAACGATCCGGATTGGACACCGGACTTTGGACCGCCTCGACTCCATGAGAGCGCCGGAGCGATTGCGATCGGCGCCCGCCCCCCCCTGATTGCCTACAACGTGAACCTCCGATGCAAGGACGTCGACGTGGCCCAGTCCATCGCGAGGGCCGTTCGCCAATCAACCGGAGGATTGCCCCATCTGAAAGCGATCGGCGTAGAGTTGGCCAGCCGCGGCATGGTGCAAGTGGCGATGAATCTGACCGACCACCTGGCAACGCCGATCCTGACGGCATTTCAGATGGTCAAAACCGAAGCCGCAAACCGGGGAATTGAGGTGGCGGGAAGTGAACTGATCGGATTAGTGCCGCAGGCGGCATTGGACCAAGCCGCGGCGGCTGCGGTGCAGCTCGACCGATTCGATTCGGGCCAGGTACTCGAAACGAGAATAGCCGAGACAATGCTCGGGAAGAAGGAAACGGAGCACACGTTGTCGGACTTTATCACCGCAGTCGCTGATGCCAAACCGACACCAGCCGGTGGTGGCGTGGCGGCATTCGTGGGAGCCTTGGCGGCCGCTTTGGGAGTGATGGGCGCACGTCTTGCCCGACAACCGGACAAAGAACAACGTCTACTGGAGTTGAGCCGGCGGCTCCATCTCCTCGTTCAAGAAGATACAGAGGCCTACAACGACCTGACAGATGCCTACAAAATCCCCAAGCATCACTTAGACCGCCCCAGGGCAGTTTCAATGGCTCTGCAGAAGGCTACTGCAGTGCCTCTGGAAATCTCGGAGGCGGCCTGTGAGGTCGGCCGGTATCTTCACTCGATACGCGAGCTCGTCAAGCCGGCAGTTCGTTCAGATCTCACCGTCGGCATGACCATGGCTATTGCTGCTGCTCAGGCAGGCCTTGTCACCGTCAACACCAACATAACTTCACAACAAAATCAGCAACTTACCGATACCATTCAAACCAGGATTGCAAAGGCCGCCGAGAATCTTGAGGAACTGCAGAGGTTATGTTACACTCCGGCGCCGAATTCTTAA
- a CDS encoding amidohydrolase family protein → MSEVPRRWYPLAGTADTARGVTPRTARATKRRGLIDPLTSPKVALAGRVVTMDDAWTVKPNAVLFIDKGTIVAVQDRAQRPPADFDDVAVVETDGTLFPGLIELHNHLSYNALPLWSPVPKRFQHRGQWPTHPDYRKLISGPMTVVGKYRDAHGNPSLLAPLIRYVECKCLLGGVTTSQGIMLSSNAGVQRYYRGIVRNVENTDDPVLSEAKARIPDLDAKSARSFLARLNKEDSCFLLHLSEGITASGQTSSIARNHFLALQVAPNEWALNDRFAAIHAAGLLPEDFAVLGEHGGSMVWSPLSNLLLYGATARVEDAKRTGVRIGLGSDWSPSGSKNLLGELKVAWLYSQHLLGGLFSARELIAMATREAAKILKWHEALGSLEAGKRADVVVIAGQEGDPYDALIQAKETSMSLVMINGVARYGLSELMSALGSKGETVRVGGKARRLFLQQETGDPDVAQISLRAARTALQKAFRDLPKLARALETPRSRATRRAVLDRQEPVVWTLALDEIQATGTDLRPRLPLNGPRDFTGPDRIAQRAAAMPLSQLLQPITLDPLTVADDSNFLAEISNQPNLPEPIRTGLAELY, encoded by the coding sequence ATGAGCGAGGTCCCACGCCGTTGGTATCCGCTCGCGGGGACAGCTGACACAGCCCGAGGAGTCACTCCTCGAACAGCGAGAGCGACGAAGCGGCGTGGGCTGATCGATCCCCTCACAAGTCCCAAGGTCGCGCTGGCGGGGCGGGTCGTCACCATGGACGACGCGTGGACTGTGAAGCCCAACGCTGTCCTGTTCATCGACAAAGGGACCATTGTTGCGGTGCAAGACCGTGCCCAGCGGCCACCAGCCGACTTCGACGATGTCGCCGTGGTGGAAACCGACGGCACACTCTTCCCGGGCCTGATCGAACTCCACAACCATCTCAGCTATAACGCGCTGCCGCTCTGGAGCCCGGTCCCGAAGCGATTCCAACACCGTGGCCAGTGGCCCACCCACCCCGATTACCGCAAGCTCATCAGCGGTCCCATGACCGTCGTGGGCAAATACCGGGACGCCCATGGGAACCCTTCGCTGTTGGCTCCGCTTATCCGCTATGTCGAGTGTAAATGTCTCCTCGGAGGCGTCACGACGAGTCAGGGGATCATGCTGAGCAGTAATGCCGGCGTGCAGCGGTATTATCGGGGAATTGTGCGCAACGTGGAGAACACCGACGACCCGGTTCTCTCCGAGGCCAAAGCCCGGATCCCAGACCTCGATGCCAAGAGCGCCCGATCATTTCTGGCGCGGCTGAACAAGGAGGATAGTTGTTTCCTTCTCCACCTGAGCGAAGGGATCACCGCCTCCGGACAGACCAGTTCGATCGCGCGCAACCATTTTCTCGCCCTTCAGGTGGCGCCAAACGAGTGGGCGCTCAATGACCGGTTCGCGGCGATTCACGCAGCTGGTCTGCTGCCCGAAGACTTCGCGGTGTTGGGAGAACATGGGGGGTCGATGGTCTGGTCGCCGCTCAGCAACTTGCTGCTCTATGGAGCCACGGCGCGGGTGGAAGACGCGAAGCGAACGGGCGTGCGCATCGGCCTCGGCAGTGACTGGTCCCCGTCGGGAAGCAAGAACTTACTCGGCGAGCTCAAAGTCGCCTGGCTCTATTCTCAACATCTCTTGGGGGGACTGTTCAGTGCGCGCGAGCTGATCGCGATGGCGACACGGGAGGCGGCCAAAATTCTCAAATGGCATGAAGCGCTCGGGTCGCTCGAAGCAGGCAAACGCGCCGATGTGGTCGTCATCGCCGGCCAGGAGGGGGATCCCTATGACGCATTGATCCAGGCGAAGGAAACCTCGATGAGTTTGGTCATGATCAACGGGGTCGCGCGCTATGGACTATCTGAGTTGATGAGTGCGCTCGGTTCGAAGGGGGAGACGGTGCGGGTGGGCGGAAAAGCGAGACGCCTGTTTCTACAACAAGAGACCGGCGATCCTGACGTTGCCCAAATCTCCCTCCGTGCGGCGAGGACCGCGTTGCAAAAGGCCTTCCGTGACCTCCCAAAGCTCGCCAGAGCGCTGGAGACGCCGCGATCACGAGCTACCAGGCGGGCCGTATTGGATAGGCAAGAGCCGGTGGTATGGACCTTGGCCCTCGATGAGATTCAAGCGACAGGAACCGATCTGCGGCCGCGGTTGCCGTTGAATGGGCCTCGGGACTTCACGGGCCCTGACCGGATCGCCCAGCGAGCCGCCGCCATGCCGCTCTCGCAGCTGCTCCAGCCGATCACGCTCGATCCGCTCACTGTGGCGGACGATTCCAATTTTCTGGCGGAGATTTCGAATCAGCCCAACCTGCCTGAGCCGATCCGCACGGGCCTCGCGGAACTCTACTGA